The following nucleotide sequence is from Aedes aegypti strain LVP_AGWG chromosome 3, AaegL5.0 Primary Assembly, whole genome shotgun sequence.
atatgCCACAAAAATGCGACATTCAAACTGGGGAGGTGGTTTTGTGCTGTCGCAGCTTGAACATTATGCgtcaaagaagaaaaaataaaaacgacaAAGAATATAGCTTTCGTCTCGTGGATGTTTTAGGATACATTACATTATAgatatttcaattattattttcttCCGTACACAGCATGATCAATAGGAATCCTGTAAATAGCATACTGTTAGTCATTCGAGCTGTGAGGGCTGCCAAAgtgaaaaaatgtattgaaaGCACCTACAAAAGTGCTGCAGTTTGATAATTTAAAACTAGTTTCTTCTACCATTCATTTCTTAGAAAATTaacaaaaacttaaattttctttACATTAGACCAATTTTTCAAATCAACGTATTGTTCAGGTCTACCAGTCGGGCCGactataaaatttaaaacataccTTTGAGATGTGATCCAATCTAATCTTATTCTCTGCTCAGGATTCATATTGATCAACTGGAAGCAGTCTTCAACCGGTAAGCAATGGAATGTAATTTCTCATCCATATGATACAAACAAAGTTAGACCATTCAGCTATTTTCTATCGACCAAATGTAAACTTGCTCCGATGATCTCGACAGCCATATGTAGGGTAAGTGTGCCAGtcatggacatagtggttccctattttgccatacgtgattactttaatgtcttcaaattttgaaaatttttgtgtgttgtagtagttagatttaagatatatcttgatgttaaaacattcaaaaagatttaaaatgtgaaagttgtcaaaatgtcacatatggccaaataaggaaccactatggccataactggtacactttccctatataaaTCAAAGTTCTAGAGAGAACTACTTAGAACGTACATGGTATTTTAGCTTAGTCCTAAACCAACATTCTCCGAAACTGACGATTGGATCCTTCCAGACTGTTCAAATTATTCCAATTACATTTTCCAATCCTATTTCGTGATAAGTGTTTACATCATGTAAATTAAGATGATTGGTTTATGTTTTTGAGTACATATAAAACAAGATGATGATGAATTAGTAGATTTATACCGGTGTCTTTGGAAGTTTTCGCCGTGTCGGTGACGAGggagatttatcagcaactggTTCATTTTCTGTaatgagaaatttgaaatagTGTGTTAGAACTATGTTTGAAACGATTGAGTGAATGGAGAAAAACCCTTGGCGTGCTTCAAAATGATcagaatcattgaaaaaaaaaaaaatcttagcttTTTAGAAACACCGGaccgatttttgaattttccactGAAATGGGAAATTAGATGATAGTCCTGAATGATCGGAcactttttgtttgaaattttattattcaaaaaatacagtGTTTTTTGGCGTTGATTTTGTTACTAAATGTAAGTACAACGATTgaataagcgaaaaaaaaagGACGTTTACCCTTCGATCCAATACCACAGAATGAAGATATAACATGTGTTTGCCATGTTTCATATGAATTGGTTCGAGTTTTGAGCAGTTTTATagacaaaaactgtttttgctGGGGTAAAAAAATCACGCCCAAAACTCCCATATCCAGCCCATAGAAGACATGTCTCTAACTTCTTAATATGCGATTCTGTCCTCATATTTTAGATAACCTAATAACTACCCAATAGGTATTATATTATGATGTTAAAGTTTTAAAgttaattttaccaaaatattatcaaactttATTTTGAATAACATATTAATAACAGTTTCTGATAACCATTTTGTAGAACTGAATCGAAATTTGATATTCtttaattcaaattgaaatttggaTGTTGGTTCATCAAAActcacaaaacaaaaacattttttagtatggttccatttTTAGTACCACTTTGCTTCCAATTGTCGAAAGCCggacattttaattatttttacatttttctaacataaaattaacatcaATTGTATGTTAAAGATATTAATGTATTGCACTAGGCAGCaatatatagaaaacaaaaattaaaacagaAAAATGCGCATCAATACACTATACATTTTAGTCCTTGTTAGACTGCATCTTACAGTTGGCATGAATTCCCAGTTTCCTGATTAAGAAGCAAATTATTGGGtaaattctacgagtggcgtgaggtgagaattgtcggtgtcgtatagcgagatAACAATTCTTAACtcgaagtgactcgccgtgcaaatcaaatggagggtaacttcactcgagtcgagtatTTTCACCTCGccatacgacaccgacaatgtCACCttacgccactcgtagaataaacccatatATATGATTATAACCAACGAACAGTTATTTTGGAAAATTAGAGAGGAGAAATGTGTTGATGTTATATTTGTTTCCGGTGAGTTAAATCAAGAGAATTACCATGAACCAAATTGTATGTGGTGCATTGCATTGTGAATCCAAGAACTACCATTGCCAAAACTTTCTTTATCTTTCTGACAGCTTCTGCATTTTTCACGACTCAAGCCTTCATTGATTACGTTTAAACTTATTACGATTTCAATACCAGCTCATGGAGGTATGATTGTAAAAATACACTATTCGTTATTCttctctaatttttttttttatctttagcCCAAGATCGGGCTATCggtaaaaaaacattgaaaattggTTATAGAATTTAGAATTActtgcataacttatgatctcgccctagaagccttattaattaaaattaaaactatcaccactggaagATAGAGGAGATTCTCCTCTTCATCGTAGAATGGCTATAAAACGTGTAAACTCATTCAGCTGCTCAGTggaacaagctacacacttgattaccaatggcttttagcgCGAGCACGACCCACATCCACGAGAGGAAATGGAggaaattttaacataattagaacaaaatcagttataacaacaaaggctgtttcaaatttatttcaatttaaaacttaattataatacaatttgttatagaaaaaataagaaaaattgcttataacagattttgttataattcagttatgTGAACATTTCAcataactgaattataacaaaatctgttataagcaatttttcttattttttctataacaaattgtattataattaagttttaaattgaaataaatttgaaacagcctttgttgttataactgattttgttctaattatgttaaaatttccTCCATCAATCCAAAGCGCttctaacaaaaaataaatacaatgtgttacttgtaacaaatcttgatataattgtgctaaaattttgttgtaattcatTTTTCGGgagaacaaaaattaaatttaaatttcagaaATCAATATTCTTGTAACTTATTTCAGTTGATAAGtctaaattttagtttttaatCGTAACATTTTGTTGAGCTTCGAACGATTTTGTTTCAATCGTATTTTTATTCGTGGAAGCATAAATTGAGAGTACCACTTAAAAGATATGAATGAgaataaaaacattaaattttagGGTAAGGCTCTGGGGCTTAGGATAATTTACTCCGAAAATAGTGTTACAATTCTACTTATTAAGCTAAGTAAGTATGCTGCTCCgctcaaacaaaataaaattttttgctATAGAAACGATCAAGAAATAtccacggtaaaaagaagcaaggtattatactcctaaaaatgacatttggcagtgacgtcattcctatcgcaatctcgaacgagtgaaaatgaaagcaaggcttgctctcttttactatcctgtAAGCCTCATGCatggcgataggaatgacgacacatgttttgattgaaaaccgttgtttacacgtgggaatagcctaccttgttgatTATACCGTGGAAATATCTACAGTGAgcttcatttgaattgacatttgttttcaactgcatactgcgatcaaagaaaaaagcTTTTCTTGAGTGTTTCtcacaaaaaaatttccacgcatcgagataggcgattacatTTCTTTTCAAGTGCATAGTCCCCATTGTAAGCAGTACAGAACTTTTGTGACTCGCCATATTATTTGTAGCTCTACTGAAGATGGTCTTATAAGCGGTTAATCACCACCGCTTAGTCCTGGATCGTTCctggatcctgcccccttaaaccaAGTTTAACCATATGGGTAAGTGTGgcttacggcttaagcgaaggtgaagaaatcggcccttagagtGTATTTCTAAATCTTCTTTTTCAGGCTACCGCTTTGCGTCAAATTTTTTAAGATGGTTCTTAAGAAAGCATTCTTTGTTCCTTACCTGATGTGAATCCCAGATTTGACATATCTGCGTTTGATTTCATTTGATTATTTGGATTTCCTGATGTTCCATCATCTAACAGATCACACATTCTAAAATCTGTAGCATGCTCCACTAGTAGTTCGATAACGTCACCAGTCCTATCCATTATGGCACACACTTCTTCAAAGCTACGATCTACCAACGAAGTACCACACCATTCCAATATCTAATAATAAGAAACACATATTGTAATAAATTGATCACTTGCTATCTTCACATAGTCAGACGATACCTTGTCGCCTTGTTGTAAACCGCCTTTTTCCGCAGGTCCTCCAGGGACAGTCCAAACAATGTATGCAAAAAGTCGGCCGTCAGTTCCTGTTTTGCCACCAACTACTCGCATTCCAAAGCCACGCGCTGTAATGATTGAGAAGTGTATTATGTATGCATCTTTGAGAACCTTGTGTATTGCCGTTTCACGCATAACTGTCTCGCGATCCATAAGTTTTATGATCTATGTAACAATCATGCTTAAGGAACATAGATACTGATCGTTTTCGCATAGGTGATACTTACTCCTGTGTGCTTTATCTGCTGGGTCCTTCTGCAAAACAACACGTCTTTTTGAAGCACATAGCGGTCCCGAATCGACGTCATGAATCACAATCTTGATAGCTTCTCCATCGAGAGATGTTTGTCGTCTAGGAGCTTCCAAATCCTCAAGCGCTGGAATCTGATAAACTGGTAGGTTTCCGGCATTTTGAGCATTTCGCAATGCTGAGATATCCGGTCTTGCAAAATAATAAGATAGTATAATGTATAATGGTTTTCAAACAAGATGTGAACTTACAGTTGCGATCCTCGTCTCTTATTTCTGCGCTCCTCGTCTACAGTTAAAGCCGATTGTATTATATGATCTGGGCTTGGCATGTCTTCATGCTCTAAACTATTATCATTCACTGGCATCTTAAATGATGGTCTCCTGGATCCTGGGGCTTCAGGTTCCTTCAATGATGCAGCTTGCAAAGCACTTGCTAGAACTCCGGGGGCATAGACGTCATAGGctgattttctgataaaataatGGGTACGTATTATTCAAGCATGTCAGATTATTGAACTCAGTTGTTGTCACCTTCGAGGCATGGGTGCTGGTAATCCTAGGCTAGGTTCCATGACTTTCGATTCATTGTTAGATTTGATTTCGTCATCGTAACTACGCTGCCTGGTCATCCGCATCGATGGCCGCCTTGAAGCTATTCGTGAAGTAGCAGTCTCCAATTCCATACGACGTGGAGGGCTAGACGATCTGCTAGGTGCCGCGCTGTGACCCTTCCTCCAGTCACTATCAGCTGCTTTGGCACCCTTTAGTTTTTCTAGTTCTTTCAAGGATGCAGGTGAGACATCTGAATGACGTCTCAGCTCTGGGCTTCTAGGAGGAACCAAAGCTGTGCCATTGTCCACACCCAAGCATTGCGTAGAGCCAAGCTTGACATCAGAGTGACGCCGTTGTAGAGTCTCCAGTACAGGAATCTCTAGCACAGAATCCGTTGATTCTTGTGGAATGAATACTCTAGAAGCCATTTTCCTACGACATACACTACAACGCCACGTTTCCTAAAGTTGTTATTTATTAATATGTTTGTTCGCTAGTTTTATTAAACGACAACTTACCATAAATTCACACTCATCCAGTTTGCTATAGCTTGCGCAATCCTCGCATACCTTCTGGTCGCATTCCACGCAGGTTTTACTGAATTCATTTGGTTTGAATGCTTTCAAACAAATTCGGCACGAACCTGATCGGCCAACTGGTTTAGGAGTTTCCGCTGCTCTATTTGATTGTTGTGTGCTTGTCGCAGGCTCCGATTGTCCACTGCTCTCAGTATCAGGAATTAGGGATGGTCTTGGGGACATTTTGTTTACTGTAATTGTAATGATCAGATcctaattagttttttttatataaataatatCTATCATTCACGTTACCTCTATCTTGAGCTGTTAAAAGTGATGATGATAATGTTTGTTTAAGCTTTCCGAATGTTCCAGTGCTTTCCATATTACTCTGCGGAACGTCTTCCGGCGCAACCATCTGTAGGAGAAGATACATCGTGCAAAACAGTTAGATATATGCTAGGAGAGCGAAAGAATAGTAGTGAATCACTAAATCATGGTAACCCAAATCTATACTTATTGGGCGTAAATATTATAGAGCCTAcccaaaaatgtcaaattccgAATAGAAATAAATTTCCGAATTGAtagttgtgaaaaatttccAGTTAATGCTCTTAAACCACTAAATTCAAGAACAGACTGTCAGGCGGATAAGTCtaattcttcttggaattacgtctccactggtacatagcctgcttctccgCATAGTGTTCTATGTAGAGTTTACTGTACACGTGCTGTATCCATGAGTGCAAGAGCCACAATGCCTCCAGGCGCACTGTACATTTTAAGACCTCATTTTTCTAGAGATGTGTCTCAATGCGATCTCATGCGcgccgtcacatgtgctgtttaaaatacAGCGCAATAAATAAAACTTCAATGAGGATCGAAActgtaactcttggatcgcgagtcttcgatcatattatgtagaccatctagacacctgtatAATGAGGTGAATTTATTtttagaggctcttcgttactaagcagttgttttacAACTTGGATATTGATGGCAAGCGTAGCGCCGAGCAGTGCATaagacgagtctccccgggtGCACATCACCTAACGTGCActttggcagcgtccatttattacgtaacgctaaaatttgaaatttccgaCACCCTCCCCCCGTccttaacgctttttgtatgaaaatttttgttgtttggaccgtaacgcttgagcctactccccccctcgccctaaagcgttacgtaatttgtggacggcgcctttcatgacttttggtaagactccggctagcgcagcacactaggattttGATTAGCTGAgggacggtttggttggagactcGTTAGCACATTTATGTACTCCttagaaatatgtaactcttgTTCTATGACCATTCCTCAACCTGAGAGCTTGAGGAATGGTGGCAGTCAATCGTAAGTTCAGACTATACTACCCACGTTTGCATAGTCGAAGTAATCACTAGCACTATCTTTGCTGGGAAAATGCGTTTTTGTGTTCCCAGCTGCATTCTTGAATCTCGGTCAAATAATCCGTGCATTTGCTaaagattgaaaatcaaaagttgACTGGGGGActttttatattattattttttacttttttttatctgCAAACGCATACGTCGTTTTATCCGTCCAATCAGTGAGTTTGATGAACGATTATATGGATAAATTGACGTAACTCACAGTGATAGCAACCTGGTTTATACGCTAAACTTTCCGAATAAACACTCTGCAAACCGTGGTGCTCATGCCTCATGGCTCCGTTTTCCTGTTATAgttcaaatatttctgaacaaaTAAGCGCTGTTCGCATGTTCAACCAATGCATTATTacctaccttgatggctacagcgtagcatcacgccattgccgggcgtattgtagagctccatcttcgtcggtcttgggcgaaacttctccagttgccccgaacgtttagggtcgccaggtcctcttccactgcgtacagccagcgtattcgtggtcttccccgaagccgccgacctctacctggttccctgctgaatattattttcgcaattctttcttccgacattcgcactaagtgaccagcccaccgaagtctgccgtatttcacacgattgataatattcgcatctttgtacacttgatacaactcgtgattcatgcgtctgcgccacacaccattttcgagtttcccaccgagtattgtccgcagcactttacgctcgaaaacaccgagagctttccggtctgactctttcaacgtccacgcttcgtgcccgtagagagccaccggaagaatcaatgttttatacagggcgaattttgtttcggtttgcaagctgcgggacctaagctggttacgtagtccgtaaaaggccctattcgcagccgcaacacgtcttttcacttcgcgggaaacgtcgttgtcacatgtcacaagtgttccaaggtaaacaaattcttcaacaacttcaaacacatccccatcaaacactacctcagcacttacaccaccatgcctgactctatctctacctgcaaccatgtacttcgtcttggtagaattgatggtcaggcctatcctcgctgtctccctcttcacgaaggcctcttccactgacctgcgatcgattccaatcaggtctatatcgtccgcaaagccaaggagcatgtgcgaccttgtgataatagtgccatttctttgcacgccagatctcctaatagcaccctcaagtgcaatgttgaacagtaaattcgaaagtgcgtctccctgcttcaatccgtctaacgtcacgaacgaggttgacacctcgtctgcgatccgaacacttgatttcgaaccatccagcgtagcacgtatcagcctaattagtttcgccggaaaaccattttcagacattatctgccaaagctcatttcttttcactgagtcgtacgccgccttgaaatcaataaacagatggtgagtctgcaagttatactcccggaatttgtctaggatcattcgcaagctaaacatctggtccgttgtcgaacggccctcacgaaaaccagcttggtattcgccgacgaaggactcctcgagcggtctcagtctgttaaacaggatgcgcgacagaattttgtacgccgaattcagcagggtaattcctctgtaattggcacactccagtctgtgccctttcttgaagatagggcggatgaggccatccaaccagccggtgggcaattcttcgtcctcccataccttcagaagtactcggtggatcgactggtaaagctgctcgcttccgtgcttgagaagctcgaccgggatctcgtccttcccagcagccttacagttcttcagctcgctgatagcctttttaacctctcctatggtcggtgggtccacagcttgatcgtcatcatctatgttcatcctgttcctcgctacatttccattctcaccgctcaacaattgctgaaagtgctccttccacctggcagccaccgccgttttatcggtcagcaaattcccttctcggtcattgcacatggcgggcactggtaccgtattgtgccgcgcaccattgaccgttgcataaaatctccgcatatcattccggttcatgctttcttgtgcgtcagctaccacactttcttcgtgctgccttttctttctgcggtggattcgcttttcttcggctctcgctgccctgtaccgctctctgttctgtcgggtaccggccacaagcatacggcttctggcgacattctgtctgtcaccctctggcactcttcatcgaaccagtcgttccgtcttcgtcgttgaccagtgccgatcacttcccgcgccgttgttgtcacagcttcgtggatagggtcccacaggctgtcgacgtctccagcaacgttgactcttcccaactgctcgtctagttgctgacggtactgcgcagctaccccatcagtcgacaagcgttgtatattgacgcgtagcgttctgtgtgttgcggaactcgtgacgctggataaccgcgcccgaattttagctacaacgagataatgatccgagtcgatattagggcctcgaaaggtcctgacatcaatgacatctgagaaatgtcgcccatcaaccagcacgtggtctatttgggagcaggcatcgccactcgggtgtcgccaggtgtgtttgcggatattctttcgcgcgaagtatgtactgctgattgccatccctctagcagcagcgaaggttactagccgcaggccattatcattggtaacggaatgaaggctttccattccaatgacgggtcggaagaaatcttctttcccgatctgcgcatttgcgtcgccgatgactatcttgacgtcttgttttgggcactctccgtaggccttatccaggctctcatagaactcatccttcatgtcatcgggcttatcgttcgttggcgcatatatgctgatcaggctgtagttgaagaacttgcccttcattctcaacacacagattcggtcgcttaccggtttccaccgaataattcgcttcatctgcttcccaatcactatgaagccaactccacgttctgctctgtcgccaccgctgtagtagatgtggtacttgaatgaagtgttggcgatggggtccaccgcttggaattcgcgttctccggttctcggccagcgtatttcttggatagctgccacgttcacgccgacattccgcagttcacgagccaggagcccaacacgcgcgggttcattcaaagttctcacgttccaagatccaactttccaatcgttgtcctttattcgttg
It contains:
- the LOC5578296 gene encoding regulating synaptic membrane exocytosis protein 2 isoform X2: MLPTNVMSFMKKMVAPEDVPQSNMESTGTFGKLKQTLSSSLLTAQDRVNKMSPRPSLIPDTESSGQSEPATSTQQSNRAAETPKPVGRSGSCRICLKAFKPNEFSKTCVECDQKVCEDCASYSKLDECEFMETWRCSVCRRKMASRVFIPQESTDSVLEIPVLETLQRRHSDVKLGSTQCLGVDNGTALVPPRSPELRRHSDVSPASLKELEKLKGAKAADSDWRKGHSAAPSRSSSPPRRMELETATSRIASRRPSMRMTRQRSYDDEIKSNNESKVMEPSLGLPAPMPRRKSAYDVYAPGVLASALQAASLKEPEAPGSRRPSFKMPVNDNSLEHEDMPSPDHIIQSALTVDEERRNKRRGSQLPDISALRNAQNAGNLPVYQIPALEDLEAPRRQTSLDGEAIKIVIHDVDSGPLCASKRRVVLQKDPADKAHRTRGFGMRVVGGKTGTDGRLFAYIVWTVPGGPAEKGGLQQGDKILEWCGTSLVDRSFEEVCAIMDRTGDVIELLVEHATDFRMCDLLDDGTSGNPNNQMKSNADMSNLGFTSENEPVADKSPSSPTRRKLPKTPEQLAREKQVSGRVQIQVWYHGDRNELVVSLMAGDDLPPRDESLGYGGLPEAYASIKLMPKTHETHVVQTEVSSPSLNPIWNATITFRGVSSDSLFDRYIDVALYDLLPQSEPVYLGECKVMLQKAFLDDVAVWYRLEDPKQLRGAPPNKMSWSSPRNSISGDVTKLIRGSDYRFQRSVSDDVDSIGDGSSLLHPDHAWAFSRRGSSQSETLEIETYQLGKDFSKSLPGSRRSSFQDQDKCKSGEMTPTLGYNRERRRSSAAKRNPEELRRAFNQSRGEFTRTMSLSRELEQKNSKSKFTLI
- the LOC5578296 gene encoding regulating synaptic membrane exocytosis protein 1 isoform X1 — translated: MLPTNVMSFMKKMVAPEDVPQSNMESTGTFGKLKQTLSSSLLTAQDRVNKMSPRPSLIPDTESSGQSEPATSTQQSNRAAETPKPVGRSGSCRICLKAFKPNEFSKTCVECDQKVCEDCASYSKLDECEFMETWRCSVCRRKMASRVFIPQESTDSVLEIPVLETLQRRHSDVKLGSTQCLGVDNGTALVPPRSPELRRHSDVSPASLKELEKLKGAKAADSDWRKGHSAAPSRSSSPPRRMELETATSRIASRRPSMRMTRQRSYDDEIKSNNESKVMEPSLGLPAPMPRRKSAYDVYAPGVLASALQAASLKEPEAPGSRRPSFKMPVNDNSLEHEDMPSPDHIIQSALTVDEERRNKRRGSQLPDISALRNAQNAGNLPVYQIPALEDLEAPRRQTSLDGEAIKIVIHDVDSGPLCASKRRVVLQKDPADKAHRTRGFGMRVVGGKTGTDGRLFAYIVWTVPGGPAEKGGLQQGDKILEWCGTSLVDRSFEEVCAIMDRTGDVIELLVEHATDFRMCDLLDDGTSGNPNNQMKSNADMSNLGFTSENEPVADKSPSSPTRRKLPKTPEQLAREKQVSGRVQIQVWYHGDRNELVVSLMAGDDLPPRDESLGYGGLPEAYASIKLMPKTHETHVVQTEVSSPSLNPIWNATITFRGVSSDSLFDRYIDVALYDLLPQSEPVYLGECKVMLQKAFLDDVAVWYRLEDPKQLRGAPPNKMSWSSPRNSISGDVTKLIRGSDYRFQRSVSDDVDSIGDGSSLLHPDHAWAFSRRGSSQSETLEIETYQLGKDFSKSLPGSRRSSFQDQDKCKSGEMTPTLGYNRERRRSSAAKRNPEELRRAFNQSRGEFTRTMSLSRELEQKNSKKTLNQSMSEKNTDKIERMISTLKIKTDSTRDLQADSNTNFSISSLGPGQILPKGSQHSLKCVGELRLAVTLDKSILELKVISARNLVPEDSEATPDTYVKCYLKDGDRLRHKKKTRVVKYSPEPQYNQVLKYSASELFGRTILVTVWQKSLGFEHNQSIGGTELFFNTYKMKSPIESWYPLFPSQHVIQNQNDSP